A genomic segment from Pseudalkalibacillus hwajinpoensis encodes:
- a CDS encoding degT/DnrJ/EryC1/StrS aminotransferase, with protein sequence MDKRKQFQISFVLSRVLNSGIIMSIEKNEKEIKGLEKFIGKATGLPYVSVFNSYTGALHGALYGQDLVHGTSTHLPDITEQEDNFLAWLGITSVGGNEDNVPFQRIRVNWDNIHNFESLMEEHSTLLLDLTDLGFGPCGIIATNQELIWKKSERLKIFGAFDLRTMWTQEESNYELQPGVQFNYRISPLVAACVKLSLLRRGEHNED encoded by the coding sequence ATGGATAAACGTAAACAGTTTCAGATCTCGTTTGTATTATCTCGAGTATTAAATTCTGGAATCATTATGAGTATAGAAAAGAACGAAAAGGAGATAAAGGGGTTAGAGAAATTCATAGGGAAAGCTACTGGTTTACCATATGTATCAGTATTTAATAGTTACACTGGTGCATTACACGGTGCTCTCTACGGCCAAGATTTAGTACATGGTACTTCAACACACCTCCCTGATATTACTGAGCAAGAAGATAATTTCTTGGCATGGTTAGGGATAACTAGCGTTGGTGGAAATGAAGATAATGTTCCATTTCAGCGTATCAGAGTGAATTGGGATAACATCCATAATTTCGAGTCTCTAATGGAGGAGCACTCAACTCTACTTTTAGACTTAACAGATTTAGGGTTTGGTCCATGCGGTATTATTGCAACTAATCAAGAATTAATATGGAAGAAATCTGAGCGACTAAAGATATTTGGCGCTTTCGATCTAAGAACGATGTGGACACAGGAAGAAAGCAATTATGAGTTACAACCTGGCGTTCAATTTAATTACAGAATTAGCCCATTAGTGGCTGCTTGTGTGAAATTGTCATTATTAAGAAGAGGTGAACATAATGAGGACTGA
- a CDS encoding DegT/DnrJ/EryC1/StrS family aminotransferase: MRTDFIKKPLDFPSESMVNESLAYFGGKAILPTDNRKTNFPYITKEDVMQMLVSIQHEPENVVGEFSEKYNKYVGANFSIPTASGTSSLHLALVGVGVEPGDEVIIPNFTFIATAQAVIAAKAIPVFTDVDPDTFCMDAAQVESLITKRTKVVMPVHVHGLPANLPMLQEICLKHNLKLVEDASHAHSASIDGKVCGSIGDAAGQSLMADKNFPVGGEGGISFFKKEEYYERAIKFLEESGIDYRMSWIAAAFGISQLERLPYYDEVRARNAQYLSDALNETKLFEPPKVPSGYKHSYNMYRIKLHRENVGLEDLEDFKVKEAIQQLIMEEGVFAREWQNRPIPGHLPFQNKKGFGNGYPFTLADEERKYEMEDYPTTLSMFRNTLTICRELRSPIEYERIQSYALAFKKIDQNPEAIREVVSKMDSSIKLPYEKDARLG, translated from the coding sequence ATGAGGACTGATTTTATAAAAAAACCACTAGACTTCCCCTCAGAAAGCATGGTCAACGAGAGCTTGGCATATTTCGGAGGGAAGGCGATTCTCCCTACGGATAATCGGAAAACAAATTTCCCATACATAACTAAAGAAGACGTTATGCAAATGTTGGTATCTATTCAGCATGAACCAGAAAACGTAGTGGGTGAATTTTCGGAAAAATACAATAAATACGTCGGAGCTAATTTCTCAATACCTACAGCAAGTGGAACATCTAGTCTGCATTTAGCTTTAGTGGGAGTAGGTGTAGAACCAGGGGATGAGGTAATTATCCCTAACTTTACCTTTATAGCAACTGCACAAGCAGTAATAGCAGCGAAAGCTATACCTGTATTTACAGATGTAGATCCTGACACATTTTGTATGGATGCGGCCCAAGTAGAAAGTTTAATAACTAAGAGAACGAAAGTCGTTATGCCTGTTCACGTTCACGGTTTACCTGCTAACTTACCAATGTTACAAGAGATTTGCCTAAAGCATAACCTAAAATTGGTTGAGGATGCTTCACATGCTCACTCTGCATCAATAGATGGGAAGGTTTGTGGGTCTATCGGTGATGCAGCTGGCCAAAGTTTAATGGCTGATAAAAATTTTCCTGTAGGTGGGGAAGGTGGCATCTCCTTTTTTAAAAAAGAAGAGTACTATGAACGGGCCATAAAGTTCTTAGAAGAGTCAGGAATTGATTATCGCATGTCATGGATCGCAGCAGCCTTTGGAATCAGTCAGTTAGAAAGACTACCATATTATGATGAAGTAAGAGCACGCAATGCCCAATACCTGAGTGATGCTTTGAATGAAACAAAGCTATTTGAACCACCCAAAGTTCCAAGTGGATATAAACACAGTTACAACATGTACAGAATCAAACTTCATCGTGAGAATGTAGGATTGGAAGATCTAGAAGATTTTAAAGTTAAAGAAGCGATCCAACAACTCATCATGGAAGAAGGCGTTTTTGCAAGAGAATGGCAGAATAGACCAATCCCTGGTCACCTTCCATTTCAAAATAAAAAAGGATTTGGGAATGGATATCCGTTCACTCTTGCAGATGAAGAAAGAAAATATGAAATGGAAGATTACCCAACCACATTGAGCATGTTCCGAAATACTTTAACTATCTGTCGAGAATTAAGGTCACCCATTGAGTATGAACGAATTCAATCCTATGCTTTAGCCTTTAAAAAGATTGATCAGAACCCTGAAGCAATAAGAGAAGTAGTAAGTAAAATGGATTCTTCAATTAAACTTCCATATGAAAAGGATGCGAGACTAGGATGA
- the argC gene encoding N-acetyl-gamma-glutamyl-phosphate reductase — MSQNIKIAILGGSGFVGMEIYRILRNHPLASIDFVSSESRSGRPVEKYYRILNNENKQLKFKKINQLENGYDVIFSCLPTGVLPKHIDEVLDKTEVLFNVSGDYRLTDHHLLEDYYPNSLTNQRYMDSQYYIPEFHKIDRQKKIINLPGCMAVASIYSLYPLMKNSLIEGKVIIDAKTGSSGGGKKSSEHPAERSQNFRPHQVHGHRHMPEISNAFREMFDENIDLQFSTYSLDLPRGIMTTVYSTLKDGVSEIDVKKAFFKEYNNLYFIDYIKDTKGGRFNPMIKSIVGTNRSEVAAYVDNKNCVSICSLDNMIKGAAGQAVQAFNQYFDFSEEEALSFQNEGMWP; from the coding sequence ATGAGTCAAAATATTAAAATAGCAATCTTAGGTGGAAGTGGGTTTGTTGGGATGGAGATTTACAGAATTCTTAGGAATCATCCTCTTGCCTCTATTGATTTTGTATCATCAGAATCGAGGTCGGGACGACCAGTAGAAAAATACTACAGAATCCTAAATAATGAAAACAAACAATTGAAATTTAAAAAGATAAACCAATTGGAGAACGGATACGATGTTATATTTTCATGTTTACCAACTGGTGTATTGCCAAAACATATCGACGAAGTTCTTGATAAAACAGAGGTGCTATTCAATGTTAGTGGAGACTATCGGTTAACAGACCATCACCTGTTAGAAGATTACTATCCTAATTCATTGACTAATCAGCGTTATATGGACTCTCAATATTATATTCCTGAGTTTCATAAGATCGATAGACAAAAGAAGATTATTAATCTTCCAGGATGTATGGCGGTGGCAAGCATTTACTCCCTTTATCCTCTTATGAAAAATAGTTTAATTGAAGGAAAGGTCATTATAGATGCTAAAACAGGTTCAAGTGGTGGAGGTAAAAAAAGTTCGGAACATCCTGCTGAAAGATCGCAAAATTTCAGACCACATCAGGTACACGGACACAGACATATGCCGGAAATAAGCAATGCTTTTAGAGAAATGTTCGATGAGAACATTGATTTGCAATTTTCAACATACAGTTTAGACCTTCCAAGAGGAATTATGACAACTGTTTATTCAACGCTTAAAGATGGTGTGTCTGAAATTGATGTAAAAAAAGCATTCTTTAAGGAGTATAACAATTTATACTTCATCGATTATATAAAAGATACTAAGGGTGGACGATTTAATCCAATGATTAAATCGATTGTCGGAACAAATCGTTCAGAAGTTGCTGCTTATGTTGACAATAAAAACTGCGTATCCATATGTAGTCTAGACAATATGATCAAAGGGGCTGCTGGGCAAGCTGTTCAAGCATTCAATCAATATTTTGACTTTTCAGAGGAAGAGGCTTTGAGTTTTCAAAACGAAGGGATGTGGCCATAA
- a CDS encoding M20/M25/M40 family metallo-hydrolase, whose product MGSSTVLSEGKEIYKEIKEISSKGHSIIIVAGGAEGIEKHYQNINREIKFLHLANGNEVRYCSAEEMEHIYDAYNNTIIPTLKRDLEEVGLKTYIQCGSDHNVVQGKQGPPLKVKKNNRNAIVRDSLYGHYDSCDTSLLDSLLEEFDVVCLTPPILGQEKNQLLNIDADVLAANISIQMKAHHLRFVTGTNGILKDVNSPYSTVKDIYNEDNLNYVKGRMKQKVRAARLAIREGINDVCITGPTMSREHSTWFWDIDTYNEEFDLINKVIRIPSVSYDESELANYLNQNIKIPCVKNEVDPAGNVVFQKGTGRHTLMLLGHIDTVPHLWKVKNNNEIITGRGVVDAKGCFVNFLQMLKDVEVPKDCQLKVIGAVEEEVSSSAGAYYVRDNYKADAVIIGEPSGEKNLTLGYHGLLKLGVTIEQAQKHSASKNNLSVADHFYKIRKEMENRVGAVDPENVSTITKVTQHKDANKDVIKGIINFRISPNVENDYIKDIDLKIADDVTIEVLRSTPGYINKRNCTLVKSFAKSFANKGGKCNYLKKTGTSDMNTLATNWIDVPIVAYGPGDSTLDHTDEEFLDYKEIESARGILKDAIHNWFSKKTEVV is encoded by the coding sequence TTGGGGAGTAGTACAGTTCTTTCTGAAGGTAAAGAAATTTATAAAGAGATTAAGGAAATATCTTCTAAAGGTCACTCAATTATCATTGTGGCAGGAGGAGCAGAAGGTATCGAAAAGCATTACCAAAATATTAATAGAGAAATTAAGTTTCTGCATCTAGCTAATGGTAATGAGGTGCGCTATTGTTCGGCAGAGGAAATGGAGCATATTTATGATGCTTATAACAATACAATTATTCCTACTTTAAAAAGAGATTTAGAAGAAGTAGGTTTGAAAACATATATTCAATGTGGCAGTGATCATAATGTAGTTCAAGGAAAACAAGGTCCTCCTTTAAAAGTTAAAAAGAATAATAGAAACGCTATTGTTAGAGATTCTTTGTACGGACACTATGATAGCTGTGATACTTCCCTACTGGATTCATTGTTAGAGGAATTTGATGTTGTCTGCTTGACTCCTCCTATACTTGGGCAGGAAAAAAATCAATTACTTAACATTGATGCAGATGTACTAGCAGCTAATATATCGATTCAGATGAAGGCTCATCACTTGCGTTTTGTAACTGGGACAAATGGGATTTTAAAAGATGTGAACTCTCCTTATTCTACAGTGAAAGATATTTATAACGAGGATAACTTGAACTATGTAAAAGGAAGAATGAAACAAAAAGTTCGTGCCGCTAGATTAGCTATTCGCGAAGGAATAAACGATGTGTGCATTACGGGACCAACCATGTCTCGAGAACATAGCACTTGGTTTTGGGACATTGATACATACAACGAGGAGTTTGATTTGATTAATAAGGTGATTCGAATTCCTTCGGTTTCTTACGATGAGAGTGAATTAGCTAACTACTTGAATCAAAACATTAAAATTCCTTGTGTAAAGAATGAGGTTGACCCAGCAGGAAATGTTGTTTTTCAAAAAGGTACCGGCCGCCATACATTAATGCTTTTAGGTCATATTGATACCGTCCCTCATTTATGGAAAGTTAAAAACAATAACGAAATAATTACCGGGAGAGGAGTAGTAGATGCAAAAGGGTGCTTTGTTAATTTTTTGCAGATGTTAAAGGATGTCGAGGTACCTAAAGATTGTCAGCTGAAAGTGATTGGAGCTGTTGAAGAAGAAGTATCCTCTTCTGCAGGTGCTTATTATGTCAGAGATAACTATAAAGCTGATGCCGTTATTATAGGGGAGCCTAGTGGAGAGAAAAATCTAACATTGGGTTACCATGGCTTATTAAAATTAGGCGTTACTATCGAACAGGCACAAAAGCATAGTGCTTCTAAAAACAATTTAAGCGTAGCAGACCATTTTTATAAAATCAGAAAGGAAATGGAAAATCGAGTAGGTGCAGTAGACCCCGAAAATGTATCTACAATAACAAAGGTAACCCAACATAAAGATGCCAACAAGGATGTCATTAAAGGGATTATCAATTTTCGAATATCGCCAAATGTAGAAAATGATTATATCAAAGATATTGACCTAAAGATTGCGGATGACGTCACAATTGAAGTTCTTCGATCTACGCCAGGATATATAAACAAGAGAAATTGCACATTAGTCAAATCCTTTGCTAAGAGTTTTGCCAACAAAGGGGGGAAGTGCAATTACCTAAAGAAAACTGGAACTAGTGATATGAATACTTTAGCTACAAATTGGATCGATGTTCCAATTGTAGCGTATGGACCTGGGGATTCTACTTTAGATCACACAGATGAGGAATTTCTGGATTATAAAGAAATCGAAAGCGCTAGAGGTATTTTGAAAGATGCTATTCATAACTGGTTTTCGAAAAAAACGGAGGTGGTGTAA
- a CDS encoding 1-deoxy-D-xylulose-5-phosphate synthase N-terminal domain-containing protein, translating to MVTKMNAVLTPEHPKLENIKRKCREARMQIIDMAATDTGCHIGGSLSVIDLLIVLYEKYNSDSKNQIVLSKGHAAAALYSTLFVNDLLGESPALTYGKKSSLLTGHPSHKIKNIPFSTGSLGHGIPYAAGWALSQKLKNEDGIGIAVCGDGELQEGLCWESFQVIQSKEINNFVCVVDINGAQNDGYVKDISDLVNLKTRFESFGFNTKEIDGHNVSDILGSLNEEQKKPLVLLAKTIKGKGVPELEGNPKAHYAKIPQRLKNKWKRSLL from the coding sequence GTGGTAACAAAAATGAACGCCGTTCTAACACCAGAGCATCCGAAATTAGAAAATATAAAACGGAAATGCAGAGAGGCAAGAATGCAGATTATTGATATGGCTGCTACGGATACAGGTTGTCATATAGGAGGTAGTCTATCCGTAATCGATTTGTTGATTGTGCTATACGAAAAGTATAATTCGGATTCAAAAAATCAAATTGTTCTAAGTAAGGGGCATGCAGCTGCAGCTTTATATTCGACCTTGTTTGTTAATGATTTGTTAGGTGAAAGCCCAGCTCTTACATATGGCAAAAAGAGTTCTCTGCTCACCGGGCACCCTAGTCATAAAATAAAGAACATTCCTTTTTCTACTGGAAGCCTTGGTCACGGCATTCCTTATGCAGCAGGATGGGCCTTGTCACAGAAGCTAAAAAATGAGGATGGAATCGGGATTGCAGTTTGTGGGGACGGGGAGCTACAGGAAGGCTTATGTTGGGAATCGTTTCAAGTCATTCAGTCTAAAGAAATAAACAACTTTGTGTGTGTAGTCGATATAAATGGCGCTCAAAATGATGGATATGTTAAGGATATCTCGGATTTAGTTAATTTAAAGACTAGATTTGAATCATTTGGCTTTAACACTAAGGAAATAGACGGACATAATGTATCTGATATTTTAGGGTCTTTGAATGAAGAGCAAAAAAAGCCTCTGGTGTTACTCGCTAAAACTATAAAAGGAAAAGGCGTACCAGAACTCGAGGGGAACCCTAAAGCACACTATGCGAAAATTCCACAGAGGCTAAAAAATAAGTGGAAGAGGAGTTTATTATGA
- a CDS encoding transketolase, with the protein MSLSGRESYRDELTKLASIDERILCLEADLGGSNHQFEANHPNRFFNMGIAEMASIDIAAGLSEGGHIPFFSTFASFASLRSAESMKLAMGYMEKNIKVVAPYGGVSGGWFGTTHHALEDIAIVRSFQKIKIACPHGEEDTRKVVREAANSNKPYYIRLSRNDSYESLDRALDHDCSHPLFHYKGESDLCLISIGEQGTVLCKEMESLYPDVSHIHLCYVDYESLQDHITEIGNAAERLLVVEEHRLSGGTASLLSILMPEKKVYSHDCGEDWPIYGGTHQETLEYLGFSSNVLREKIDSMKGKKLSI; encoded by the coding sequence ATGAGTTTATCAGGTAGAGAAAGTTATCGAGATGAACTGACGAAACTGGCTTCTATTGACGAGCGTATTCTGTGTTTAGAAGCAGATTTAGGGGGTTCAAATCACCAATTTGAAGCTAACCATCCGAATCGTTTTTTCAATATGGGTATTGCTGAAATGGCCAGTATCGATATTGCAGCTGGTTTATCCGAAGGAGGGCATATCCCTTTCTTTTCTACTTTTGCTTCATTTGCATCTCTTAGGTCAGCAGAGAGCATGAAGTTAGCCATGGGGTATATGGAAAAAAACATCAAAGTAGTGGCTCCGTATGGTGGAGTATCTGGTGGATGGTTTGGCACAACGCACCATGCACTTGAAGACATTGCAATTGTTCGTTCCTTTCAAAAAATCAAAATTGCATGCCCTCATGGTGAAGAGGACACTAGAAAAGTGGTCAGAGAAGCTGCTAACTCTAATAAACCATACTATATTAGACTTTCACGTAATGATTCCTATGAAAGTCTAGATCGAGCGCTGGATCACGACTGTTCCCATCCTCTATTTCACTATAAAGGGGAAAGCGATCTTTGCTTAATATCGATTGGAGAACAAGGAACAGTGCTGTGTAAAGAAATGGAAAGTCTCTATCCAGATGTTTCGCATATCCATTTATGTTATGTAGACTACGAGAGTTTACAAGATCACATTACGGAAATTGGAAACGCAGCTGAACGGCTTCTTGTAGTGGAAGAACACAGGCTTTCAGGAGGAACTGCATCATTGTTATCAATCCTCATGCCGGAAAAGAAAGTTTACTCTCATGATTGTGGAGAAGATTGGCCAATATACGGGGGTACCCATCAGGAGACGCTAGAATACCTAGGATTTAGTTCAAATGTTTTAAGAGAGAAAATTGACAGTATGAAGGGTAAGAAATTAAGTATATAG
- a CDS encoding ATP-grasp domain-containing protein, whose amino-acid sequence MIEEKIVAFVEPSFYGIDFVERTHRKGCKVIAIGSSIDNPKKYGYENYYHDFLVADIRSVESIYNAIKESSYYGQIDALIPATDYASHLTAEVAERLSLKTISSQAANNARNKDLARDVYEQHKVPSAKYQKVSSLTEAIQAAKRIAYPVVLKPTNCASSQGVYFIENDKQLEVAFEKLREFKKTYMDFDVRNEYLIEEYLIGPEFSVEFFLKDNEVVFSSVTEKLTSDLPYFVEISHTVPTSVENDKIDDMIRVCVQALRAIGIDNGPSHVELKLTKDGPKIIEVNGRPGGDKISSELLHTTYGLDIFDETVNFYLDLPITETHLQKKATSIAYLTADREGIISFIEGEEDIANDLSILKYDITVKTGDKVKVPESSDDRLGYVITTGQNPEEAKHNAINLINRIKLQYH is encoded by the coding sequence ATGATTGAAGAAAAAATTGTAGCATTCGTAGAACCGAGCTTTTATGGTATTGATTTTGTAGAAAGAACGCACCGAAAAGGATGTAAGGTCATCGCCATAGGCTCTTCTATCGATAATCCTAAGAAGTATGGGTATGAGAACTATTACCATGATTTTTTAGTAGCAGACATAAGAAGTGTAGAATCGATTTACAATGCGATAAAAGAATCTTCCTATTACGGTCAGATCGATGCGTTAATCCCTGCGACTGATTATGCCTCACATTTAACAGCTGAGGTAGCCGAAAGGTTATCGCTAAAAACGATATCTTCTCAAGCAGCAAATAACGCAAGAAATAAAGATTTAGCGCGTGATGTGTATGAGCAACATAAAGTTCCGAGTGCAAAATATCAAAAGGTATCCAGCTTGACCGAAGCGATACAAGCTGCGAAAAGAATCGCATATCCCGTCGTGCTTAAGCCTACCAATTGCGCCAGTAGTCAAGGCGTTTATTTCATTGAGAATGACAAACAATTAGAAGTAGCATTTGAGAAACTAAGAGAATTCAAAAAAACCTATATGGATTTTGACGTAAGAAACGAATACCTTATTGAAGAATACTTAATAGGTCCAGAATTTAGCGTGGAATTTTTCTTGAAGGATAACGAAGTGGTGTTTTCATCAGTGACAGAGAAACTTACTTCTGATCTACCTTATTTTGTAGAAATCTCACACACTGTTCCTACATCTGTAGAGAACGATAAGATTGATGATATGATTCGCGTTTGTGTTCAAGCTTTACGTGCGATTGGAATCGATAATGGACCAAGCCATGTCGAATTAAAATTAACAAAAGATGGTCCTAAGATCATTGAGGTGAATGGTAGACCGGGGGGAGATAAAATATCCTCCGAATTATTACACACCACGTACGGTTTAGATATCTTCGATGAAACGGTAAACTTCTATTTGGATTTACCAATCACAGAGACTCACCTGCAAAAGAAAGCCACCTCTATAGCTTATTTAACAGCAGATAGAGAGGGGATCATCTCTTTTATTGAGGGTGAAGAGGACATTGCGAATGACCTAAGTATCTTGAAGTATGACATTACTGTAAAAACGGGGGATAAGGTGAAAGTTCCTGAAAGTTCTGATGATCGTCTAGGCTATGTAATCACTACAGGACAAAATCCTGAAGAGGCTAAACATAACGCAATAAATTTAATAAATCGGATTAAGCTTCAATACCACTAA